The proteins below are encoded in one region of Micromonospora sp. DSM 45708:
- a CDS encoding helix-turn-helix domain-containing protein has translation MRERLAAAIVTAYRDGQRVGEIARVSGYGREQVRRILRANGVEPEGTRES, from the coding sequence GTGCGTGAGCGTCTGGCCGCCGCGATCGTCACGGCGTACCGGGACGGCCAGCGGGTGGGGGAGATCGCCCGGGTCAGCGGCTACGGCCGCGAACAGGTCCGGCGGATCTTGCGGGCCAACGGTGTGGAGCCCGAGGGCACCCGGGAATCCTGA
- a CDS encoding phage tail protein: MSDVGSARVEVTGDVRNFARQTERDLDRALSRIKTPTVDIKADVDVDRERLGSSFAGAGTEAAQAMTESIGKGLGGLSSALGSNPYVAAAGAAIAATIAAVAAPAIGALLSGALIGGAGLGVIGLGAWLLREEPALKAAASSLTGTLKSTFTDAAKPMLGPLVEALGRFEELVKRISPQVSAMFKGLADSGAIQALAEGLAGLVENALPGFQELITAAGPFLKEMAAALPILGTGLSVFFSAIADGGPGAALFFKDFLTFISAMIAGLGVMLGWLSSVYPTVRQFFIDAAAWIQGAIGWLAQFGASVGAALAPLVPIFTGVWQTISAVVSTAWKLIVNAVTTAINVVKGVIAAVSAAIRGDWQGTWNGIKSVVSAVLNGIRTAVSTTLNGIKGVISGALSTIRAAWTAGWNAMVSVVTGAASRVRSAVTGLRQTVIGAFAAAGSWLADAGRRIIDGLISGIRSGFDRVRSTLSSLTSMLPDWKGPAEVDDKILYDAGQRVMKGFRLGIEDQRRSIQDTLRGLTGDLPSWTAGRPRGGDGASAGGSFSIGELHVHVSGATGREAGEEAAEAVLERLGAATLAR, encoded by the coding sequence GTGTCGGATGTCGGCTCTGCCCGCGTAGAGGTCACCGGCGACGTTCGCAACTTCGCGCGCCAGACCGAGCGCGACCTGGACCGCGCCCTGAGCCGGATCAAGACCCCGACCGTCGACATCAAGGCGGATGTGGACGTGGACCGGGAACGCCTCGGCTCCTCGTTCGCCGGAGCGGGGACCGAGGCCGCCCAGGCGATGACCGAGAGCATCGGGAAGGGCCTGGGCGGGCTCTCCTCCGCGCTGGGGAGCAACCCGTACGTGGCCGCCGCCGGTGCCGCCATCGCGGCCACCATCGCGGCCGTGGCCGCCCCCGCGATCGGCGCGCTCCTGTCCGGCGCGCTCATCGGTGGCGCTGGTCTCGGCGTGATCGGGCTCGGGGCGTGGTTGCTCCGGGAGGAGCCCGCTCTCAAGGCCGCCGCCAGCTCGTTGACCGGCACCCTGAAGTCGACCTTCACCGACGCGGCCAAGCCGATGCTCGGCCCCCTGGTGGAGGCGCTGGGCAGGTTCGAGGAGCTGGTGAAGCGGATCAGCCCCCAGGTTTCCGCGATGTTCAAGGGGCTGGCGGACTCGGGCGCGATCCAGGCGCTGGCCGAGGGGCTGGCCGGGCTGGTGGAGAACGCCCTCCCCGGGTTCCAGGAGCTGATCACGGCGGCCGGGCCGTTCCTGAAGGAGATGGCCGCCGCGCTGCCGATCCTCGGGACCGGGCTGTCCGTGTTCTTCTCCGCCATCGCGGACGGGGGGCCGGGGGCGGCCCTGTTCTTCAAGGACTTCCTGACCTTCATCAGCGCCATGATCGCGGGCCTGGGCGTGATGCTGGGCTGGCTAAGCTCGGTCTACCCGACCGTGCGTCAGTTCTTCATCGACGCGGCGGCCTGGATTCAGGGCGCGATCGGGTGGCTGGCCCAGTTCGGCGCGTCGGTGGGGGCGGCCCTCGCTCCCCTGGTCCCGATCTTCACCGGCGTGTGGCAGACCATCAGCGCGGTGGTCAGCACCGCGTGGAAGCTGATCGTGAACGCGGTGACCACCGCCATCAACGTGGTGAAGGGCGTCATCGCCGCTGTCTCGGCCGCCATCCGGGGCGACTGGCAAGGGACCTGGAACGGGATCAAGTCGGTGGTCTCGGCCGTGCTGAACGGCATCCGGACGGCGGTCTCCACCACCCTGAACGGCATCAAGGGCGTGATCTCCGGCGCGCTGAGCACCATCCGGGCCGCCTGGACGGCTGGGTGGAACGCGATGGTGTCGGTGGTCACCGGTGCGGCGTCCCGGGTGCGCTCGGCCGTCACCGGCCTACGGCAAACCGTCATCGGCGCGTTCGCCGCCGCCGGTAGCTGGCTGGCCGATGCGGGCCGCCGGATCATCGACGGTCTGATCTCCGGCATCCGGTCCGGGTTCGATCGGGTGCGCTCCACCCTGAGCTCCCTCACCTCGATGTTGCCCGACTGGAAGGGTCCGGCGGAGGTGGACGACAAGATCCTGTACGACGCGGGCCAGCGGGTGATGAAGGGCTTCCGGCTCGGCATCGAGGACCAGCGGCGCTCGATCCAGGACACGCTCCGGGGCCTGACCGGGGACCTCCCCTCCTGGACGGCCGGACGGCCGCGCGGTGGGGATGGGGCCAGCGCGGGCGGGTCGTTCAGCATCGGGGAGCTTCACGTCCACGTCTCGGGCGCGACCGGGCGCGAGGCCGGGGAGGAAGCGGCCGAGGCGGTCCTGGAGCGGCTGGGCGCTGCCACGCTCGCCCGGTGA
- a CDS encoding Type 1 glutamine amidotransferase-like domain-containing protein produces the protein MPATEPTIVATSMGYLSRRRGPWDARPSQLFDLMAELADAGDAPRVCYLGQAVGDQPTGLTVFYGAFAGTRFRASHLALYPMPNVDDIRAHLLAQDIIWVGGGSVANLCAVWRVHGLPEILHECWQAGVVLGGVSAGSICWHLGGATDSYGPELRPFTDGLGWLPYGNGVHYDSEEQRRPLMHRLVADGTLPTSHCTDDGVGLIYRGTRLVEAVADRPDVAAYELVRADDGTVRETRIEPRLLPARPDGR, from the coding sequence ATGCCCGCCACCGAACCGACCATCGTCGCCACCAGCATGGGATACCTCAGCCGGCGGCGCGGCCCCTGGGACGCCCGGCCCAGCCAGCTCTTCGACCTCATGGCCGAGCTGGCGGACGCCGGTGACGCGCCCCGGGTCTGCTATCTCGGCCAGGCCGTCGGCGACCAGCCGACCGGCCTCACCGTGTTCTACGGCGCGTTCGCCGGCACCCGGTTCCGCGCGTCCCACCTGGCGCTCTACCCGATGCCCAACGTCGACGACATCCGCGCCCACCTGCTCGCCCAGGACATCATCTGGGTCGGCGGCGGCAGCGTGGCCAACCTCTGCGCGGTGTGGCGGGTGCACGGCCTGCCGGAGATCCTGCACGAGTGCTGGCAGGCCGGCGTGGTGCTCGGCGGCGTCTCCGCCGGCTCGATCTGCTGGCACCTCGGCGGCGCCACCGACAGCTACGGCCCGGAGCTGCGCCCGTTCACCGACGGGCTGGGCTGGCTCCCGTACGGCAACGGCGTGCACTACGACAGCGAGGAGCAGCGCCGGCCGCTGATGCACCGGCTGGTCGCCGACGGCACGCTGCCGACCAGCCACTGCACCGACGACGGCGTCGGGCTGATCTACCGGGGGACCCGGCTGGTCGAGGCGGTGGCCGACCGGCCCGACGTGGCCGCGTACGAGCTGGTGCGCGCCGACGACGGCACCGTGCGGGAGACCCGGATCGAGCCCCGGCTGCTGCCCGCCCGGCCGGACGGCAGGTAG
- a CDS encoding AlkA N-terminal domain-containing protein, whose protein sequence is MELDFERCYRAVDSRDPRFDGWFYTGVTSTGIYCRPSCPAMTPKRQNVRFFPSAAAAQGAGLRACRRCRPDAAPGSPQWDVRADLVGRAMRLIADGVVDRDGVPGLATRLGYTERHLHRMLQAELGAGPLALARAQRAQTARILVETTGLGLAEVAFAAGFGSVRQFNDTVREVFGVTPSELRGGRSSGPTAGGAGTITLRLAYRPPLHADALLDFLALRALPGIEEVRDRTYHRGLRLPHGPGTAALTPAGGHVAATLRLADMRDVAPAVARCRRLLDLDADPVAVDAVLADDPALAPAVAAEPGVRLPHAVDGFETAVRAVTTQQVSLRSARTTLTHLITAARSGDDGAGDGPPGGLRAFPSAAEVLAAPDAAFRMPGARRETIRALARAVVDGELDLEAGGDREEAGRQLVALPGVGPWTAGYLAMRALGDPDVVLATDLGVRRGAAALGLPDDPKTLHAYADRWRPWRSYATIRLWRAA, encoded by the coding sequence ATGGAGCTGGACTTCGAGCGGTGCTACCGGGCCGTCGACAGCCGCGACCCGCGGTTCGACGGCTGGTTCTACACCGGCGTCACCTCGACCGGGATCTACTGCCGGCCGTCCTGTCCGGCGATGACGCCGAAGCGGCAGAATGTCCGGTTCTTCCCGTCCGCCGCCGCCGCGCAGGGCGCCGGGCTGCGGGCCTGCCGCCGGTGCCGGCCCGACGCCGCGCCCGGCTCCCCGCAGTGGGACGTCCGGGCCGATCTGGTCGGCCGCGCGATGCGGCTGATCGCCGACGGCGTGGTCGACCGGGACGGCGTCCCCGGGCTGGCCACCCGGCTGGGCTACACCGAGCGGCACCTGCACCGCATGCTCCAGGCCGAGCTGGGCGCCGGCCCGCTGGCGCTGGCCCGGGCGCAGCGCGCGCAGACCGCCCGGATCCTGGTCGAGACCACCGGGCTGGGCCTGGCCGAGGTGGCCTTCGCCGCCGGGTTCGGCAGCGTGCGGCAGTTCAACGACACCGTCCGCGAGGTGTTCGGCGTCACCCCGTCCGAGCTGCGGGGCGGCCGGAGCAGTGGGCCGACGGCCGGCGGGGCGGGCACCATCACGCTGCGACTGGCCTACCGGCCGCCGCTGCACGCGGACGCGTTGCTGGACTTCCTCGCCCTGCGCGCTCTGCCCGGCATCGAGGAGGTCCGCGACCGGACGTACCATCGCGGGCTGCGCCTGCCGCACGGCCCCGGCACGGCGGCGCTGACCCCGGCCGGCGGGCACGTGGCCGCCACGCTGCGGCTGGCCGACATGCGCGACGTGGCACCCGCGGTGGCCCGCTGCCGTCGTCTGCTCGACCTCGACGCGGACCCGGTCGCGGTGGACGCCGTCCTCGCCGACGACCCGGCGCTGGCCCCGGCGGTCGCCGCGGAGCCCGGCGTCCGGCTCCCGCACGCGGTGGACGGCTTCGAGACGGCGGTCCGCGCCGTCACCACCCAGCAGGTCTCGCTCCGCTCGGCCCGGACCACACTCACCCACCTGATCACCGCCGCCCGGTCCGGCGACGACGGGGCCGGCGACGGGCCACCGGGTGGCCTGCGGGCATTTCCGAGCGCGGCGGAGGTGCTCGCCGCACCGGATGCGGCGTTCCGGATGCCCGGGGCCCGGCGGGAGACGATCCGGGCGTTGGCCCGCGCCGTCGTCGACGGGGAGCTGGACCTGGAAGCGGGCGGCGACCGGGAGGAGGCCGGCCGGCAGTTGGTCGCGCTACCCGGCGTCGGGCCGTGGACCGCCGGTTACCTGGCCATGCGCGCGCTCGGCGACCCCGATGTCGTCCTCGCCACCGACCTGGGCGTCCGTCGCGGCGCAGCCGCGCTCGGCCTGCCCGACGACCCGAAGACCCTGCACGCGTACGCGGACCGCTGGCGCCCCTGGCGGTCGTACGCGACGATCCGACTCTGGAGAGCAGCATGA
- a CDS encoding methylated-DNA--[protein]-cysteine S-methyltransferase, whose product MSTVDSTVIDTPAGPLSVLAGPGGAVRAAGFTADPAALMPLTHPSLRGDLRERADLGPVTAAVRAYLDGDLTAIDAVEVEQHTDGVFLAHAWRVLRDVKPGDPVTYTGFAALAGRPAAVRAAAAACARNAAALFVPCHRVLRTDGALGGYRWGLDVKKWLLGHEGRVTAS is encoded by the coding sequence ATGAGCACTGTGGACAGCACCGTCATCGACACTCCCGCCGGGCCGCTGAGCGTGCTCGCCGGTCCCGGCGGGGCGGTGCGTGCGGCCGGCTTCACCGCCGACCCGGCGGCCCTGATGCCGTTGACGCACCCGAGCCTGCGCGGCGACCTGCGGGAGCGGGCCGACCTCGGGCCGGTGACCGCGGCCGTCCGGGCCTACCTCGACGGCGACCTGACCGCGATCGACGCGGTCGAGGTGGAGCAGCACACCGACGGCGTGTTCCTGGCACACGCCTGGCGGGTGCTGCGCGACGTGAAGCCGGGTGATCCGGTGACCTACACCGGGTTCGCCGCGCTGGCCGGCCGGCCGGCCGCGGTCCGCGCCGCCGCGGCGGCCTGCGCCCGCAACGCCGCCGCGCTCTTCGTGCCCTGCCACCGGGTGTTGCGCACCGACGGCGCGCTCGGTGGCTACCGCTGGGGGCTGGACGTGAAGAAGTGGCTTCTCGGGCATGAGGGACGGGTGACGGCTAGCTGA
- the ychF gene encoding redox-regulated ATPase YchF, which translates to MSLTIGIVGLPNVGKSTLFNALTKNDVLAANYPFATIEPNVGVVGLPDERLGKLAEIFSSQKVLPAPVSFVDIAGLVRGASKGQGRGNAFLANIRDASAICQVVRAFSDPNVVHVDGKVSPADDIETINTELILADIQTLEKALPRLEKEAKLRKDRAAAVEAAKKAVEVLDNGTTLYAGAAAAKVELEHLRELHLLTTKPFIYVFNVDEAELGNAAFLDELRALVAPAEAVFMDAKIESELVDLPEDEARELLESIGQSEPGLDQLVRVGFRTLGLQTYLTAGPKEARAWTVPIGATAPEAAGVIHSDFQRGFIKAEVVSYADLVAAGSMAAAKAAGKVRIEGKEYVMQDGDVVEFRSGLTSKSKG; encoded by the coding sequence GTGAGTCTCACCATCGGCATCGTCGGCCTGCCCAACGTGGGCAAGAGCACCCTGTTCAACGCGCTGACCAAGAACGACGTGCTCGCCGCGAACTATCCGTTCGCCACCATCGAGCCGAACGTCGGCGTGGTCGGGCTCCCCGACGAGCGCCTGGGCAAGCTGGCCGAGATCTTCTCCTCGCAGAAGGTGCTGCCCGCGCCGGTCTCGTTCGTCGACATCGCCGGCCTGGTCCGGGGCGCGTCGAAGGGGCAGGGCCGGGGCAACGCGTTCCTGGCCAACATCCGTGACGCCTCGGCGATCTGCCAGGTGGTGCGCGCGTTCTCCGACCCGAACGTGGTGCACGTCGACGGCAAGGTCTCGCCCGCCGACGACATCGAGACGATCAACACCGAGCTGATCCTGGCCGACATCCAGACGCTGGAGAAGGCGCTGCCGCGGCTGGAGAAGGAGGCCAAGCTCCGCAAGGACCGGGCCGCCGCCGTCGAGGCCGCGAAGAAGGCCGTCGAGGTGCTCGACAACGGCACCACGCTGTACGCGGGCGCCGCCGCCGCGAAGGTCGAGCTGGAGCACCTGCGCGAGCTGCACCTGCTCACCACCAAGCCGTTCATCTACGTCTTCAACGTCGACGAGGCCGAGCTGGGCAACGCGGCGTTCCTCGACGAGCTGCGCGCCCTGGTCGCGCCCGCCGAGGCGGTCTTCATGGACGCCAAGATCGAGTCCGAGCTGGTGGACCTGCCCGAGGACGAGGCCCGCGAGCTGCTGGAGTCGATCGGGCAGTCCGAGCCGGGTCTGGACCAGTTGGTCCGGGTGGGCTTCCGGACGCTGGGGCTCCAGACGTACCTCACGGCCGGCCCCAAGGAGGCGCGGGCCTGGACCGTCCCGATCGGGGCGACCGCGCCGGAGGCCGCCGGGGTGATCCACAGCGATTTCCAGCGCGGCTTCATCAAGGCCGAGGTGGTCTCCTACGCCGACCTGGTCGCGGCCGGATCGATGGCGGCGGCGAAGGCCGCCGGCAAGGTCCGGATCGAGGGCAAGGAGTACGTCATGCAGGACGGCGATGTGGTCGAGTTCCGTAGCGGACTAACGTCTAAGAGCAAGGGCTGA
- a CDS encoding ABC transporter ATP-binding protein, with protein MPAPSDGNPAARTDARSQPLHNLWRLRSYLRPYATEFAWLLVAALAATAASLAVPLVVQRVVDGPVARHDGAGLLRLGALALLLGLAEAVLIFIRRWTQSSSSVGMEAAIRADIYAHLQRLPAGFHDRWQSGQLLSRITSDLSVIRRFLSFGLLFLVLNLVTYAAVVVLLIRLHPWLGLLVAASAVPLFLISRRFARHYHAASRRMQDQQGDVATLVEETAQGLRTMRAYGRGPELAARFAAGTRRLHDTGIGKARLLARTSALFDLVPNLTLGAVLVAGAAAVAGGALTIGQLVAFVSLQLMLIWPVQSLGWIIANGQEAATAADRIQEVLDTPPTIVDAPHARSLGRGEIHGRLRFERVSFRYPGATAPVLHELDLTVEPGETLALVGATGCGKSTLLSLVPRLHEVTDGRITLDGHDVRDLRLGSLRRLVGVAFEEPTLFSMSVRENLTLGRPEAGEEELRAALSLAQAEFAYELPWGLTTRIGEQGLSLSGGQRQRLALARAVLGRPALLVLDDPLSALDVHTEALVEAALRRVLRDTTALLVVHRPSTVALADRVALLEAGRVVAVGTHSEMLAGVPAYRAVLSAAPEPRPGGVGLVRS; from the coding sequence GTGCCCGCGCCCAGCGACGGCAATCCCGCGGCGCGTACCGACGCCCGGTCCCAGCCGCTGCACAATCTCTGGCGGCTGCGGTCCTACCTGCGCCCGTACGCGACGGAGTTCGCCTGGCTGCTGGTCGCCGCGCTGGCCGCGACCGCGGCGAGCCTGGCCGTCCCACTCGTGGTGCAGCGGGTGGTGGACGGGCCGGTGGCCCGGCACGACGGGGCCGGGCTGCTCCGGCTCGGCGCGCTCGCGCTGCTGCTCGGGCTCGCCGAAGCGGTGCTGATCTTCATCCGGCGGTGGACCCAGTCGTCCTCCTCGGTGGGCATGGAGGCGGCCATCCGGGCCGACATCTACGCGCACCTGCAACGGCTCCCGGCCGGCTTCCACGACCGCTGGCAGTCCGGCCAACTGCTCTCCCGGATCACCAGCGACCTCTCGGTGATCCGCCGGTTCCTCTCCTTCGGCCTGCTCTTCCTGGTGCTCAACCTGGTCACCTACGCCGCCGTGGTGGTGCTGCTGATCCGGCTGCACCCCTGGCTGGGTCTGCTGGTCGCGGCCAGCGCCGTGCCGCTGTTCCTGATCAGCCGCCGGTTCGCCCGGCACTACCACGCGGCCTCCCGCCGCATGCAGGACCAGCAGGGCGACGTGGCCACGCTGGTCGAGGAGACCGCGCAGGGGCTCCGCACCATGCGGGCGTACGGGCGCGGCCCGGAGCTGGCCGCCCGGTTCGCCGCCGGCACCCGCCGGCTGCACGACACCGGGATCGGCAAGGCCCGCCTGCTGGCCCGCACCTCCGCGCTGTTCGACCTGGTGCCCAACCTGACGCTCGGCGCGGTCCTGGTGGCCGGCGCCGCCGCCGTGGCCGGGGGTGCGCTCACCATCGGGCAACTGGTCGCGTTCGTCAGCCTCCAGCTCATGCTGATCTGGCCGGTGCAGTCACTCGGCTGGATCATCGCGAACGGGCAGGAGGCCGCCACCGCCGCCGACCGGATCCAGGAGGTGCTCGACACGCCGCCGACCATCGTGGACGCCCCGCACGCCCGGTCGCTGGGCCGGGGCGAGATCCACGGCCGGCTCCGCTTCGAGCGGGTGAGCTTCCGCTACCCCGGGGCGACCGCCCCGGTGCTGCACGAACTGGACCTGACCGTCGAGCCGGGCGAGACGCTCGCCCTGGTCGGCGCCACCGGGTGCGGCAAGAGCACGTTGCTCTCGCTGGTCCCCCGGTTGCACGAGGTGACCGACGGCCGGATCACCCTCGACGGGCACGACGTGCGGGACCTGCGACTCGGCTCGCTGCGCCGGCTGGTCGGGGTGGCCTTCGAGGAGCCGACGCTGTTCTCCATGTCGGTGCGGGAGAACCTCACCCTGGGCCGGCCCGAGGCCGGCGAGGAGGAGCTCCGGGCCGCGCTGTCGCTGGCGCAGGCGGAGTTCGCGTACGAGCTGCCGTGGGGGTTGACCACCCGGATCGGTGAGCAGGGGCTGTCGCTCTCCGGCGGGCAGCGGCAGCGGCTGGCGCTGGCCCGGGCGGTGCTCGGCCGGCCCGCCCTGCTGGTCCTCGACGACCCGCTCTCCGCGCTGGACGTGCACACCGAGGCGCTGGTCGAGGCCGCGCTGCGCCGGGTGCTGCGGGACACCACGGCGCTGCTGGTGGTGCACCGGCCCTCGACCGTGGCGCTGGCCGACCGGGTGGCGCTGCTGGAGGCCGGCCGGGTGGTGGCCGTCGGCACCCACTCCGAGATGCTGGCCGGGGTGCCGGCGTACCGGGCGGTGCTCTCCGCCGCGCCGGAACCCCGGCCGGGCGGCGTCGGCCTGGTGCGTTCGTGA
- a CDS encoding DNA-binding protein, producing MTEFVGYEAAADYLGIGRDALRKSARLGTGPAPELDRVLVDEAFQVVFTKDELDRWLDDNPKIKHRLTTEDRDMFARKTKTPRPAQAKTPDPRAALVHALADAGEVIASACGTCGATVAKDDPEAEQTYRQVGTWPYSRQVRSWRFHRVCSLSTGGAELLALALDPDARPVRVTRAHYDVSQQIGAPLAYRELEKASSTDAGRGRSPFQHIPRAELAELRAAVEERHRELTVPVPHSSGWPCAGCGRSHELADAWGTYQGRPVCAGCSQLIQRAKIPGNRRVEEYALEAARDLIPARRQVNPFPLAREMASYRPLGPEERREPWAYVTDLPEVPLTTEERLAARLAELEKLAGVAA from the coding sequence GTGACCGAGTTCGTGGGCTACGAGGCCGCCGCCGATTACCTGGGCATCGGCCGGGACGCCCTCCGCAAATCGGCACGGCTGGGCACCGGCCCCGCGCCCGAGCTGGATCGGGTGCTGGTGGACGAGGCGTTCCAGGTGGTGTTCACCAAGGACGAGCTGGACCGCTGGCTGGACGACAACCCCAAGATCAAGCACCGACTGACCACGGAGGACCGGGACATGTTCGCTCGCAAGACCAAGACCCCTAGGCCCGCCCAGGCCAAGACTCCCGACCCCCGCGCCGCGCTGGTCCACGCGCTGGCAGATGCCGGGGAGGTCATCGCGTCGGCGTGCGGCACGTGCGGGGCCACGGTCGCCAAGGACGACCCCGAGGCCGAGCAGACCTACCGCCAGGTGGGCACGTGGCCCTACTCCCGCCAGGTGCGCTCCTGGCGCTTCCACCGGGTGTGCTCCCTGTCCACCGGCGGTGCCGAGCTCCTGGCGCTGGCGCTGGACCCCGACGCACGCCCGGTCCGGGTCACCCGGGCTCACTACGACGTGTCCCAGCAGATCGGCGCGCCGCTGGCGTACCGGGAGCTGGAGAAAGCCTCGTCCACCGACGCGGGCCGGGGCCGCTCCCCGTTCCAGCACATCCCCCGTGCGGAGCTGGCCGAGCTCCGCGCCGCCGTGGAAGAGCGCCACCGGGAGCTGACCGTCCCGGTCCCCCACTCCTCCGGCTGGCCGTGCGCCGGGTGCGGCCGGTCTCACGAGCTGGCGGACGCCTGGGGCACCTACCAGGGCCGCCCGGTGTGCGCCGGGTGCTCCCAGCTCATCCAGCGCGCCAAGATCCCGGGTAACCGGCGGGTGGAGGAGTACGCCCTGGAGGCGGCCCGGGACCTGATCCCCGCGCGCCGCCAGGTGAACCCGTTCCCGCTGGCCCGCGAGATGGCCTCGTACCGGCCGCTCGGTCCCGAGGAGCGGCGCGAGCCCTGGGCGTACGTGACCGACCTCCCCGAGGTCCCGCTGACCACGGAGGAGCGGCTGGCCGCTCGCCTGGCCGAGCTGGAGAAGCTGGCGGGGGTGGCGGCATGA